From the Amycolatopsis thermoflava N1165 genome, one window contains:
- a CDS encoding DNA polymerase ligase N-terminal domain-containing protein translates to MSPARRKTDRLASYRAKRDFSVTAEPAGAGTGGAPGRRFVVQRHRARRLHYDFRLEVDGVLASWAVPKGPTLDPGVRQLAVHVEDHPLEYADFEGVIPKGQYGGGDVIVWDRGTWEPADGADPARAIDDGELHFDLRGEKLAGRFALVRTERRGKEQWLLIHKHDDDARPGWDPEELPRSVKSGRTNDEVAAAPAAMWRSDVPAAEAEVSLVPQWTPPSDDELAALDDLGKSGTWTIAGRRLKLTNLDKVLFPGAGGEPPVTKRDLIRYSARIAPFMLPYLAGRPVNAHRYPDGVDRPGFWHKEVPGHALEWLNRWHNTEADPGETQCYAVLDSVPALVWMANFGGVELHPWTSRLPDVHQPTWALIDIDPGTTTGFDDIVELARLYRTALDHLNLRGMPKVTGQRGIQIWVPVAPGYTFTDTRNWVETLSRVVGRVLPDLVSWRWHKNERGGLARLDYTQNAINKTLVAPFSPRPAPGAPVSVPITWDELDDPHLRPDRWTVRTVLDRVAEAGDPLAPLIGLPQQLPELES, encoded by the coding sequence GTGAGCCCTGCCCGACGGAAGACCGACCGGCTCGCCTCGTACCGGGCCAAGCGGGACTTCTCGGTCACCGCTGAGCCTGCCGGGGCCGGGACGGGCGGCGCGCCGGGCCGGCGGTTCGTCGTGCAGCGGCACCGCGCCCGGCGGCTCCACTACGACTTCCGCCTGGAGGTCGACGGCGTGCTCGCGAGCTGGGCGGTGCCGAAGGGGCCGACGCTGGACCCTGGCGTGCGGCAGCTCGCCGTGCACGTCGAGGACCATCCGCTCGAATACGCCGACTTCGAGGGCGTCATCCCGAAGGGCCAGTACGGCGGCGGCGACGTCATCGTGTGGGACCGGGGCACCTGGGAGCCCGCCGACGGCGCCGACCCGGCCAGGGCGATCGACGACGGCGAGCTGCACTTCGACCTGCGCGGCGAGAAGCTCGCCGGCCGGTTCGCCCTCGTCCGCACGGAACGCCGGGGCAAGGAGCAGTGGCTGCTGATCCACAAGCACGACGACGACGCCCGGCCCGGCTGGGATCCCGAGGAGCTGCCCCGGTCGGTGAAGTCCGGCCGAACCAACGACGAGGTCGCCGCCGCGCCGGCGGCGATGTGGCGCAGCGACGTGCCCGCCGCCGAAGCCGAAGTGTCCCTCGTTCCACAGTGGACTCCCCCGTCGGACGACGAGCTCGCCGCTCTCGACGACCTGGGCAAGTCCGGCACCTGGACGATCGCGGGGCGCCGCCTCAAGCTCACCAACCTGGACAAGGTGCTGTTCCCCGGCGCGGGCGGCGAACCTCCGGTGACCAAACGGGACCTCATCCGCTACAGCGCCCGGATCGCCCCGTTCATGCTGCCCTACCTCGCCGGCCGCCCGGTCAACGCGCACCGCTACCCCGACGGCGTGGACCGGCCCGGCTTCTGGCACAAGGAGGTGCCCGGCCACGCCCTGGAGTGGCTCAACCGCTGGCACAACACCGAAGCCGACCCCGGCGAGACGCAGTGCTACGCGGTGCTGGACAGCGTGCCCGCCCTGGTGTGGATGGCCAACTTCGGCGGCGTCGAGCTGCACCCGTGGACCTCGCGGCTGCCCGACGTGCACCAGCCCACCTGGGCGCTGATCGACATCGACCCGGGCACCACCACCGGCTTCGACGACATCGTCGAACTCGCCCGCCTCTACCGCACCGCGCTGGACCACCTGAACCTGCGCGGCATGCCGAAGGTCACCGGGCAGCGCGGCATCCAGATCTGGGTGCCGGTCGCCCCCGGCTACACCTTCACCGACACCCGCAACTGGGTCGAGACCCTGTCCCGGGTCGTCGGCCGCGTGCTGCCGGACCTGGTCAGCTGGCGGTGGCACAAGAACGAGCGCGGCGGTCTGGCCCGCCTCGACTACACCCAGAACGCGATCAACAAGACGCTGGTCGCCCCGTTCAGCCCGCGCCCGGCGCCCGGCGCGCCGGTCTCGGTCCCCATCACCTGGGACGAGCTCGACGACCCGCATCTGCGCCCGGACCGCTGGACCGTCCGCACCGTCCTCGACCGCGTCGCCGAGGCGGGCGACCCGCTCGCGCCGCTCATCGGCCTGCCGCAGCAGCTGCCCGAACTGGAGAGCTGA
- a CDS encoding CynX/NimT family MFS transporter, with protein sequence MRAIWLVVGLVLLALNLRAAITGVPPVLGELREEFGLTGVEVSVLTTLPELCVGLFSALAPALARRIGTEAAITAALVVLTAGLLLRAVPGRAALFAGTVMAGAGVATGNVLVPAVVKHAFPGRAGTFTGLAMMLMSVSGAAAAGLAVPLEQAGGWRLALVAWAVPALVAALAWGPLTRRRTAEPVQQAAGSLLREPLAWSVMVFMGMASLMFYTLTSWLPQIMREHGFPAATAGTMNSVIIVIGIPLGFAVPVVAARMRDQRPLVLAVAALMVLGLGGLLLAPGAGWLWTAVFGIATGSAFPLALTLLNLRSPTAAITARLSGMAQSGGYLLAATGPLTFGLLHTATGGWHASIWLLLLLVVPELVCGLAAARPGLLRPAEPVVTSAAPLS encoded by the coding sequence GTGAGGGCGATCTGGCTGGTGGTCGGCCTGGTGCTGCTGGCCCTCAACCTGCGCGCGGCCATCACCGGCGTCCCGCCGGTGCTCGGCGAGCTGCGGGAGGAGTTCGGCCTCACCGGCGTCGAGGTCAGCGTGCTCACCACCCTGCCGGAGCTGTGCGTGGGCCTCTTCTCCGCGCTCGCGCCCGCGCTGGCCCGCCGGATCGGCACCGAGGCGGCGATCACCGCGGCGCTCGTGGTGCTCACCGCCGGGCTCCTGCTGCGCGCGGTCCCCGGCCGGGCGGCATTGTTCGCCGGAACCGTGATGGCCGGAGCCGGGGTCGCCACCGGCAACGTGCTGGTGCCCGCGGTCGTCAAGCACGCCTTCCCCGGCCGCGCGGGCACGTTCACCGGCCTGGCGATGATGCTGATGTCGGTCAGCGGCGCGGCCGCCGCGGGCCTGGCGGTGCCGCTGGAGCAGGCGGGCGGCTGGCGGCTCGCGCTCGTCGCGTGGGCGGTCCCGGCGCTCGTCGCGGCGCTCGCGTGGGGCCCGCTCACCCGCCGGCGCACGGCCGAACCCGTTCAGCAGGCCGCCGGCTCGCTGCTGCGCGAACCGCTGGCCTGGTCGGTGATGGTCTTCATGGGCATGGCGTCGCTGATGTTCTACACGCTGACGTCGTGGCTGCCGCAGATCATGCGCGAGCACGGGTTCCCGGCCGCCACCGCGGGCACGATGAACTCGGTCATCATCGTCATCGGCATCCCGCTCGGGTTCGCCGTGCCGGTCGTCGCCGCGCGGATGCGGGACCAGCGCCCGCTCGTCCTCGCGGTGGCCGCGCTGATGGTCCTCGGCCTCGGCGGCCTGCTGCTGGCGCCCGGGGCGGGCTGGCTGTGGACCGCGGTGTTCGGCATCGCCACCGGCAGCGCGTTCCCGCTCGCCCTCACCCTCCTCAACCTGCGGTCCCCCACGGCCGCGATCACCGCGCGGCTGTCCGGCATGGCCCAGTCCGGCGGCTACCTCCTCGCCGCCACCGGCCCGCTGACCTTCGGCCTGCTGCACACCGCGACCGGTGGCTGGCACGCCTCGATCTGGCTGCTGCTCCTGCTGGTCGTGCCCGAGCTGGTGTGCGGGCTCGCCGCCGCGCGCCCCGGCCTGCTGCGGCCGGCGGAGCCGGTGGTCACCTCCGCCGCGCCACTGTCCTGA
- a CDS encoding FadR/GntR family transcriptional regulator has translation MSVTDDAIEAIKQMIVDGELRPGDRLPREADLADRLGLSRNSLREAVRALSLIHVLDVRRGDGTYVTSLEPSLLMDAMGFVVDFHRDDTVLQFLEARRVIEPAVTEMAARHMPDSDLEDLAKLLDSLGDRPTVDQLVENDLEFHRRIAGGCGNSVLASLLESLSGRTQRARTWRGITQEGVAERTLAEHRAILHALAARQPDVARAAATVHIAGVEQWLRQTLVE, from the coding sequence ATGTCCGTCACCGACGACGCCATCGAGGCGATCAAGCAGATGATCGTGGACGGCGAGCTGCGCCCCGGCGACCGCCTGCCCAGGGAGGCCGACCTCGCCGACCGGCTCGGCCTGTCGCGCAATTCCCTGCGCGAGGCGGTGCGCGCGTTGTCGCTGATCCATGTGCTGGACGTGCGCCGCGGCGACGGGACGTACGTGACGAGCCTGGAGCCGTCGCTGCTGATGGACGCGATGGGTTTCGTGGTGGACTTCCACCGCGACGACACCGTGCTGCAGTTCCTGGAGGCCCGCCGCGTCATCGAACCCGCGGTGACCGAGATGGCGGCGCGGCACATGCCCGACTCCGACCTCGAGGACCTCGCGAAGCTGCTCGACTCGCTCGGCGACCGGCCCACGGTGGACCAGCTGGTGGAGAACGACCTGGAGTTCCACCGCCGCATCGCCGGTGGCTGCGGCAACTCCGTGCTGGCCTCGCTGCTGGAAAGCCTGTCCGGGCGCACGCAGCGGGCGCGGACGTGGCGGGGCATCACGCAGGAGGGCGTGGCGGAGCGAACGCTCGCCGAGCACCGCGCCATCCTGCACGCGCTGGCCGCCCGGCAACCCGACGTGGCCCGCGCCGCCGCGACCGTCCACATCGCCGGCGTGGAGCAGTGGCTGCGCCAGACCTTGGTGGAGTGA
- a CDS encoding L-rhamnose mutarotase: MPEIALHTELKPGSELDYEAVHRSIPSDVAAALVGSGVRNWRIWRDGTHLFHLVEVDDYRRMRHALRDHPANVRWQETVGPLHATPDDYSGADDGLPLLWSLTGQLAGKER, encoded by the coding sequence ATGCCGGAGATCGCGCTGCACACGGAGCTGAAGCCGGGCTCGGAGCTGGACTACGAGGCCGTGCACCGGTCCATCCCCTCCGATGTGGCGGCCGCGCTCGTCGGCAGTGGCGTCCGGAACTGGCGCATCTGGCGCGACGGCACGCACCTGTTCCACCTCGTCGAGGTCGACGACTACCGGCGGATGCGGCACGCGCTGCGGGACCACCCGGCCAACGTCCGCTGGCAGGAGACGGTCGGGCCGCTGCACGCCACGCCGGACGACTACTCCGGCGCCGACGACGGGCTGCCGCTGCTGTGGAGCCTCACCGGGCAGCTGGCCGGGAAGGAACGCTGA
- a CDS encoding DUF1345 domain-containing protein encodes MSSHDSGELPAWRRATAGAHRWPAAVTIAAVIGVQVLLPDRLVIQPGWLLPGLSALLLLTLVALGPGRAAGDHRHARKVALSLLLVVSAGNAGSAVLLVGHILDGSIGDQAGPLLAAGAGVYLTNVVVFSLWYWEFDRGGPAARAAGTQEYPDLLFPQMTSPGLAPRDWEPAYVDYLYLAFTNATAFSPTDVLPLKPWAKLTMLAQSVVSLVLVVLVVARAVNILH; translated from the coding sequence ATGAGTTCGCACGACAGCGGTGAACTGCCGGCGTGGCGGCGCGCCACCGCGGGGGCGCACCGGTGGCCTGCCGCGGTCACGATCGCCGCGGTGATCGGTGTCCAGGTGCTCCTCCCCGACCGCCTGGTGATCCAGCCGGGCTGGTTGCTGCCGGGATTGTCGGCGCTGCTGTTGCTGACGCTCGTGGCGCTGGGCCCCGGCCGGGCGGCGGGCGACCACCGGCACGCGCGCAAGGTGGCGTTGTCCCTGCTGCTGGTGGTGAGCGCGGGCAACGCCGGCTCGGCGGTCCTGCTGGTCGGCCACATCCTCGACGGCTCGATCGGCGACCAGGCGGGGCCGCTGCTCGCCGCCGGGGCGGGTGTCTACCTCACCAACGTCGTGGTGTTCTCGCTGTGGTACTGGGAGTTCGACCGGGGTGGCCCGGCCGCGCGGGCGGCGGGCACCCAGGAGTACCCGGACCTGCTGTTCCCCCAGATGACCAGCCCCGGGCTCGCACCGCGCGACTGGGAACCCGCCTATGTGGACTACCTGTACCTGGCGTTCACCAACGCGACCGCGTTCAGCCCGACCGACGTGCTGCCGCTGAAGCCGTGGGCGAAGCTCACCATGCTGGCCCAGTCGGTGGTGTCCCTCGTGCTGGTGGTGCTGGTCGTCGCGCGGGCCGTGAACATCCTCCACTGA
- a CDS encoding SDR family NAD(P)-dependent oxidoreductase, protein MGEFDGLVAAVTGGASGIGAATVAALRERGARVAALDLTEVEDGVRVDVTDDESVRQGISAVVERFGGLDIVVNNAGIGAQGTVADNDDAEWLRVLDVNLLGMVRVSRAALPHLRRSRAAAIVNVGSIAATAGLPQRALYSASKGAVAALTRAMAADHLREGIRVNCVHPGTADTPWIGRLLERADDPEAERAALQARQPHGRLVSPAEVAHAVVYLASPLATSTAGVGVAVDGGMQDLRLRPR, encoded by the coding sequence ATGGGCGAGTTCGACGGGCTCGTTGCCGCGGTCACCGGCGGGGCGTCGGGGATCGGCGCGGCGACCGTGGCGGCGCTGCGCGAGCGTGGCGCGCGGGTGGCGGCGCTGGACCTGACCGAGGTCGAAGACGGCGTGCGGGTCGACGTCACCGACGACGAGTCGGTGCGGCAGGGCATCTCCGCGGTGGTGGAGCGTTTCGGCGGGCTGGACATCGTGGTGAACAACGCGGGCATCGGGGCGCAGGGCACGGTCGCCGACAACGATGACGCGGAGTGGCTGCGGGTGCTGGACGTGAACCTGCTCGGGATGGTGCGGGTGAGCCGGGCGGCGCTGCCGCACCTGCGCCGGTCCCGCGCCGCGGCGATCGTGAATGTCGGCTCGATCGCGGCGACGGCCGGGTTGCCGCAGCGCGCGTTGTACAGCGCGTCGAAGGGCGCGGTGGCGGCGTTGACGCGGGCGATGGCCGCGGACCACCTGCGGGAGGGGATCCGGGTCAACTGCGTGCACCCGGGCACCGCCGACACGCCGTGGATCGGGCGGCTGCTCGAGCGGGCGGACGACCCCGAGGCGGAGCGCGCGGCGCTGCAGGCGCGGCAACCCCACGGGCGGCTCGTGTCCCCGGCGGAGGTGGCGCACGCGGTGGTCTACCTGGCGAGCCCGCTGGCGACGTCGACGGCCGGGGTGGGCGTGGCCGTGGACGGCGGGATGCAGGACCTGCGGCTGCGGCCGCGGTGA